The following coding sequences are from one Clostridioides difficile ATCC 9689 = DSM 1296 window:
- a CDS encoding cation diffusion facilitator family transporter, with translation MDNYKKVKQVLWIILFANFAVALLKIIIGNQIKSYSMTADGFHSLSDGASNIVGLIGIFFASKPKDKNHPYGHKKFEIITSLFISGMLFVIAIKIILSAVLRIANPVVPAITIESLIALIITLFINIFVCMYEYRIGTKLNSYVLISDSLHTRSDIFVSLGVLVTLVGVKLGFPVIIESIVPIIISAFIIYSAYGIFRPSIGILVDRVAVDEDYIKEIVFEFNEVRDVHNIRSRGSKSSIYIDMHVMVDPFISVEQSHDLTHKIEKQIQEEINENAQVIVHIEPFYSF, from the coding sequence ATGGATAACTATAAGAAAGTGAAGCAAGTATTGTGGATAATTTTATTTGCTAATTTTGCAGTAGCATTATTAAAAATCATTATTGGTAATCAAATAAAAAGCTATAGTATGACAGCAGACGGATTTCATTCTTTGTCAGATGGAGCATCTAATATAGTGGGGCTTATAGGTATTTTCTTTGCATCTAAACCAAAAGATAAAAATCATCCTTATGGACATAAAAAGTTTGAAATTATAACCAGTTTATTTATAAGTGGTATGTTGTTTGTTATAGCAATTAAGATAATTCTTAGTGCAGTGTTAAGAATAGCTAATCCAGTTGTACCTGCTATAACTATAGAAAGTTTAATTGCTTTAATTATTACACTTTTTATAAATATTTTTGTATGCATGTATGAATATAGAATTGGGACTAAACTAAATAGTTATGTTTTGATTTCGGATTCATTGCATACAAGAAGTGATATATTTGTGTCTCTAGGTGTATTGGTTACTTTAGTTGGTGTTAAGTTAGGATTTCCAGTAATAATAGAATCTATAGTTCCTATTATTATTTCTGCATTCATAATTTATTCGGCTTATGGAATATTTAGGCCATCTATTGGAATTTTGGTCGATAGAGTGGCTGTAGATGAGGATTATATAAAAGAAATTGTGTTTGAATTTAATGAGGTAAGGGATGTTCACAATATCAGAAGTAGAGGTAGCAAAAGTTCTATTTATATTGACATGCATGTAATGGTAGACCCATTTATAAGCGTAGAGCAATCTCATGATTTAACACATAAAATTGAGAAACAAATACAAGAAGAAATTAATGAAAATGCTCAAGTAATAGTCCATATTGAACCTTTTTATAGTTTTTAA
- a CDS encoding aldo/keto reductase produces the protein MRYVEYGKTGKMVSVVGYGGLRFDLEKSNQENADLVKYAYEKGINYFDTAPGYCDDRSEDIFGLAFRQMIKEGKTDFYVSTKEKPKACDTSEKAIEAVKKSIERLGVSKINFYHVWNIRKMEHYELAMRPGGQYEGLLKCKEEGLIDHIVFSSHQPGDEVIDILSENKFEGVTMGINILNFPYRLKGAKYAVDNGYGVVAMNPLSGGTIPKYNKELSFLSKDGESTIESALRFNIGISQISISLIGFNKKQDIDDACKIADENRIYSDEDIHDIETRLNKNMNEICTGCGYCKVCPKGINTPAYMLFYNEKQMFKKSDEEMTKLVYGLGHWNYTMNSKAKAKECISCGKCEVECTQHLPIIDRLKEIKKWEEDGVNSVKV, from the coding sequence ATGAGATACGTTGAATATGGAAAGACAGGGAAAATGGTTTCAGTAGTTGGCTATGGAGGATTAAGGTTTGATTTAGAAAAAAGTAATCAAGAAAATGCTGATTTAGTCAAATATGCGTATGAAAAAGGTATTAATTACTTTGATACAGCACCAGGGTATTGTGATGACAGAAGTGAAGATATATTTGGACTAGCCTTTAGACAAATGATAAAGGAAGGTAAGACCGATTTTTATGTATCAACTAAAGAAAAGCCAAAAGCATGTGATACATCAGAAAAAGCTATAGAGGCTGTAAAAAAATCAATAGAACGATTAGGCGTATCTAAAATAAATTTTTATCATGTTTGGAATATTAGAAAGATGGAACATTACGAACTAGCAATGAGACCTGGAGGTCAATATGAAGGATTATTGAAATGTAAAGAAGAAGGATTGATAGACCATATAGTATTTTCATCTCATCAACCAGGAGATGAGGTTATAGATATTCTAAGTGAAAATAAGTTTGAAGGTGTAACTATGGGAATAAATATATTAAACTTTCCATATAGGCTAAAAGGTGCCAAATATGCTGTTGATAATGGATATGGTGTTGTGGCAATGAATCCATTAAGTGGTGGAACTATTCCAAAGTATAATAAAGAACTTTCTTTTCTATCAAAAGATGGCGAAAGTACTATAGAATCAGCTTTAAGATTCAACATAGGAATTTCACAAATAAGTATATCTTTGATAGGGTTTAATAAAAAACAAGATATAGATGATGCATGTAAAATTGCAGACGAAAATAGAATTTATTCAGATGAGGATATACATGATATTGAGACTAGATTAAATAAGAATATGAACGAAATATGTACAGGTTGTGGTTATTGTAAAGTATGTCCAAAAGGTATTAATACCCCAGCCTATATGCTTTTTTATAATGAAAAGCAGATGTTTAAAAAGAGTGATGAAGAAATGACAAAGTTAGTTTATGGCTTAGGACATTGGAATTACACAATGAATAGTAAGGCAAAAGCTAAAGAATGTATATCTTGTGGAAAATGTGAAGTTGAATGTACTCAGCATTTACCTATAATAGATAGATTAAAAGAAATTAAAAAATGGGAAGAAGATGGAGTTAATAGTGTTAAAGTCTAA
- a CDS encoding DUF6080 domain-containing protein, with product MSKILKYKNEMFLFILVVITYLIITKIFFSKTTIFYDLNNTYDVLLDTDTGVLFNLNVFAISQDNSKHILFSAIISIFAYPIYLFCTSIANPGTTDFNSAYGFGLICLQIITSAMSITLVFNHIKKIKMQRLTLILLTMIMIFSFPQLFMTLNVERFIYSQFSLIFFIVIANKMKGKNSYLVELAAIPLFGITISNIYLYFFNMIFEFKLKIGKMLKHLITFILMAYICVVSTKSYESFMNLGNVIQYDTKFISGEPILEKIAMIIERLLYSVFYFPGASIKKGLFLQNGEVATIPVILTLLALCFCVLSVIENSEKRVPKLCMGIIIFNLTLHGIVGYNLVNSSIMAINFSFAVIILLAYFTKALRKNEKNMYNIFLSLLLVTIVISNVNGFIEILNIGIKSYPV from the coding sequence ATGAGTAAAATATTAAAATATAAAAACGAGATGTTTTTGTTTATATTAGTTGTAATAACTTACTTAATAATAACTAAGATATTTTTTTCTAAGACTACTATATTTTATGATTTAAACAATACTTATGATGTATTGTTAGATACAGATACAGGAGTTTTATTCAATTTAAATGTATTTGCTATAAGTCAAGACAATAGTAAGCACATATTGTTTTCAGCAATTATATCAATTTTTGCATATCCAATATACCTATTTTGTACTTCAATAGCAAATCCTGGGACAACAGATTTTAATAGTGCCTATGGGTTTGGACTAATTTGTCTACAAATAATAACTAGTGCTATGTCAATAACTTTAGTCTTTAATCATATTAAAAAGATAAAAATGCAGAGATTAACTTTAATTTTACTTACTATGATAATGATATTTTCTTTTCCACAGTTATTTATGACTTTAAATGTAGAGAGATTTATATATAGCCAATTTTCATTAATATTTTTCATAGTTATTGCAAATAAGATGAAAGGAAAAAATTCTTATTTAGTAGAATTAGCAGCTATTCCTCTATTTGGAATAACTATTAGTAATATATATTTGTATTTTTTTAATATGATATTTGAGTTTAAATTAAAAATAGGAAAAATGTTAAAACATTTAATTACATTTATCCTAATGGCATATATTTGTGTAGTTTCAACAAAGTCTTATGAGAGTTTTATGAACCTTGGAAATGTAATACAGTATGATACGAAATTTATAAGTGGAGAACCAATTTTGGAAAAGATTGCAATGATTATAGAGAGATTATTGTATTCGGTTTTTTATTTTCCTGGAGCAAGTATTAAAAAAGGGTTATTTTTGCAAAATGGAGAAGTTGCTACAATACCAGTAATTCTTACATTATTAGCTTTATGTTTTTGTGTTTTATCAGTTATTGAAAATTCAGAAAAAAGAGTTCCTAAGCTATGTATGGGAATAATTATATTCAATCTAACTTTACATGGTATAGTAGGATATAATCTAGTCAATTCAAGTATTATGGCTATAAATTTTAGTTTTGCAGTTATAATTTTATTGGCTTACTTTACGAAAGCGCTTAGAAAAAATGAAAAGAATATGTATAATATATTTCTATCGCTGTTATTGGTTACTATAGTAATCAGTAATGTCAATGGATTTATAGAAATTTTAAACATAGGGATAAAATCATATCCTGTTTAA
- a CDS encoding decaprenyl-phosphate phosphoribosyltransferase, producing the protein MKQTNTSIRLLTKISDYIKLMRIKQYIKNFFVFSAIIFSNNILNINLFLNTFIAFVCFCLMSSSVYALNDAIDMDKDKKHPKKCNRPVASGRISKKSANILFVVLALISVCLSTVVSFNLSIILSLYLINNILYSLKLKNIILLDVFSISLGFILRVYAGCVAISVSLSNWIILCTFFLSLYLALGKRKKEIETLRDDAVEHRKILEDYDIENLNQMMIVILSSTIVCYALYSTSNPEKPHMIFTTIFVVYGVLRYNYIINTTNENNPTDIVLKDNALKINVILWIITCLIILIF; encoded by the coding sequence ATGAAACAGACCAATACAAGTATAAGGCTTCTTACTAAAATTTCAGATTATATAAAGTTAATGAGAATAAAGCAATATATAAAGAATTTCTTTGTATTTTCAGCTATAATTTTTTCAAACAACATACTAAATATAAATTTATTTTTAAATACGTTTATTGCGTTTGTGTGTTTTTGTCTAATGTCATCATCAGTATATGCACTGAATGATGCTATAGACATGGATAAAGATAAAAAACATCCTAAAAAATGTAATAGACCAGTGGCAAGTGGAAGAATAAGCAAAAAAAGTGCTAATATACTATTTGTAGTATTAGCTTTAATTTCAGTCTGTTTATCAACAGTTGTTAGTTTTAATCTTTCTATAATTCTCAGTCTCTATTTGATAAACAATATATTATATTCTCTTAAACTAAAGAATATAATACTATTAGATGTGTTTTCAATATCTCTTGGTTTTATACTTAGGGTTTATGCAGGATGTGTAGCCATAAGTGTTAGTTTATCAAATTGGATAATTTTATGTACATTTTTCTTATCTCTGTACTTAGCTCTTGGAAAACGTAAAAAAGAAATAGAAACTTTAAGAGATGATGCAGTTGAACATAGAAAAATATTGGAAGATTATGACATAGAAAATCTAAATCAAATGATGATAGTTATATTAAGTTCTACAATTGTATGTTATGCATTGTATTCTACAAGTAATCCAGAAAAGCCACATATGATATTTACAACAATATTTGTAGTTTATGGTGTACTTAGATATAATTATATAATTAACACTACAAATGAAAATAATCCTACTGATATTGTCCTAAAAGATAATGCTTTAAAAATAAACGTAATCTTATGGATAATTACATGTTTAATAATATTGATTTTTTAG
- a CDS encoding HAD-IB family hydrolase has product MKKSVLLLDVDYTVINTDSMIDFFIYSLKNKTFKTIIKLPYIIFILFMYLIRMIPLKKAKEAIFYPIVDFSEEDLKKFFDDCIMKKINESMKKVIYKNKEEDNVIIMITASPYAYMKYFKYYGLADEVIGTEFFYENSRYKNQFIGENCKGIEKVKRIKAVLGKLGIEIDYENSYAYSDSKSDLPMLSLTKNAFLVSKKDGEVIEQINS; this is encoded by the coding sequence ATGAAAAAAAGTGTATTATTACTTGATGTAGATTATACTGTTATAAATACTGATAGCATGATAGATTTTTTTATTTACTCTTTAAAAAATAAAACCTTTAAAACTATTATAAAGTTGCCATACATTATTTTTATTCTATTTATGTATTTAATTAGAATGATACCTTTGAAGAAGGCAAAAGAGGCAATCTTTTATCCAATAGTAGATTTTAGTGAAGAAGATTTAAAAAAGTTTTTTGATGATTGCATAATGAAAAAAATTAACGAATCTATGAAAAAGGTTATTTACAAAAATAAAGAAGAAGATAATGTTATAATTATGATAACTGCATCTCCATATGCATATATGAAATATTTTAAGTATTATGGTCTTGCAGACGAGGTTATAGGCACGGAGTTTTTTTATGAAAATTCAAGATATAAAAATCAATTCATTGGAGAAAACTGTAAGGGAATTGAAAAAGTAAAAAGAATAAAGGCTGTATTAGGTAAACTTGGGATAGAGATTGATTATGAAAATTCATATGCATATTCAGACTCTAAGAGTGATTTACCAATGCTTTCATTGACTAAAAATGCATTTTTAGTTAGTAAAAAGGATGGTGAGGTTATAGAGCAAATAAATTCATAA
- a CDS encoding COG2426 family protein → MGYLHILILSMVPVTELRGAIPIGIAMGLNPIWVYVFSVIGSTLVSIPLILTFRHVLQFLRGKKLFKGIADVIDRKINSRMKKLKSVSIIGIILFVGIPLPTTGTWTASAIASILKMRIKDAFMGVFLGNLLSGVIVSALSLHII, encoded by the coding sequence TTGGGATATTTACACATATTAATTTTATCTATGGTTCCTGTAACAGAATTGAGGGGAGCCATTCCTATAGGTATTGCAATGGGCTTAAATCCTATATGGGTTTATGTATTTAGTGTAATAGGTTCTACATTGGTATCGATTCCCTTGATATTGACATTCAGACATGTATTGCAATTTTTAAGAGGGAAGAAACTATTTAAAGGGATTGCTGATGTAATTGATAGAAAAATAAACTCAAGAATGAAGAAATTAAAAAGTGTTTCGATAATTGGTATAATACTATTTGTAGGTATACCACTGCCAACTACAGGAACATGGACTGCATCTGCTATAGCTTCCATATTAAAAATGAGAATAAAAGATGCTTTTATGGGAGTATTTCTTGGTAATTTGTTATCAGGGGTTATAGTTTCAGCTCTTTCTTTACATATAATATAA
- a CDS encoding MATE family efflux transporter — MENSNTNLGSESVGKLLFKLATPAIIAQIVNVLYNIVDRIFIGRMENGEVAMAGVGVAFPIIIIITACSYLIGMGGGPLAAIKMGEQNNDEAEKIMSNSFSVLVILAILLTIGFKIGKEPLLWMFGASESTIGYSMDYLNIYLIGTVFVQISMGMNTFINTQGFATTGMMTVAIGALINIILDPIFIFGFNMGVKGAALATIIAQGVSAIWVLMFLFGKKSILKIKKKYMIPKASIILPVLGLGISPFIMQSTESLVLIALNSKLQMYGGDLAVGSMAIMSSIMQILMLPNMGVTQGAQPIISYNYGSGQLDRVKKTFKLCLLSCFTYSTILWLLLMIFPAFFVSIFNKNPQLLSMTSWSIKIYFAGAFMFGIQIACQQTFLALGKATISLVLALLRKIVLLIPLIFILPTFFNEKLFAVILAEPVADITAATITAISFFIFYKCFLSKPKAIKE; from the coding sequence ATGGAAAATTCAAACACTAACTTAGGTAGTGAAAGTGTGGGTAAATTATTATTTAAACTTGCTACACCTGCTATTATCGCACAAATTGTAAATGTTTTATACAACATAGTCGATAGGATTTTTATTGGTAGAATGGAAAATGGAGAAGTTGCTATGGCTGGTGTTGGAGTGGCATTTCCAATAATAATTATAATAACTGCATGTAGTTATTTAATCGGTATGGGAGGAGGTCCATTAGCTGCTATAAAAATGGGTGAGCAAAACAATGATGAGGCAGAGAAAATAATGAGTAACAGTTTTTCTGTACTGGTGATTTTAGCAATACTTTTGACTATAGGTTTTAAGATTGGAAAAGAGCCTTTACTTTGGATGTTTGGAGCAAGTGAATCTACAATTGGATATTCAATGGACTATTTAAATATTTATTTAATAGGTACAGTGTTTGTTCAGATTTCAATGGGTATGAATACTTTTATAAATACCCAAGGGTTTGCTACAACTGGAATGATGACAGTTGCTATAGGTGCTTTAATAAACATAATACTTGACCCGATTTTTATATTTGGCTTTAATATGGGTGTAAAAGGAGCTGCATTAGCTACTATAATTGCACAAGGCGTTTCTGCTATTTGGGTGCTTATGTTTCTCTTTGGAAAGAAAAGTATACTTAAAATAAAAAAGAAGTATATGATACCAAAAGCAAGTATCATCTTACCAGTGCTTGGCTTGGGAATCTCTCCATTTATAATGCAATCTACAGAAAGTTTAGTACTTATAGCCTTAAATAGTAAATTACAAATGTATGGAGGAGATTTAGCAGTAGGTTCAATGGCCATAATGAGCAGTATAATGCAAATTCTTATGCTTCCTAATATGGGGGTTACACAAGGAGCACAACCAATAATAAGTTATAATTATGGTTCAGGTCAACTTGATAGAGTAAAAAAGACATTTAAGTTGTGTTTATTGTCATGTTTTACATATTCTACTATTTTATGGCTTTTATTAATGATATTTCCTGCATTTTTTGTTAGTATATTTAATAAGAATCCGCAGTTACTTAGTATGACTAGTTGGAGTATAAAAATATATTTTGCTGGTGCTTTTATGTTTGGGATTCAAATAGCTTGTCAACAGACATTTTTAGCACTTGGAAAAGCAACAATATCTTTGGTTTTAGCTCTACTTAGAAAGATTGTACTTTTAATACCTTTAATATTTATACTTCCAACATTCTTTAATGAAAAACTTTTTGCAGTAATTTTAGCAGAGCCAGTTGCAGATATAACAGCTGCTACTATAACAGCAATTTCTTTCTTTATATTTTATAAATGTTTTCTATCAAAACCTAAAGCAATAAAAGAATAA
- a CDS encoding 30S ribosomal protein S1 yields the protein MFIMENDLTMQELLDQQEQVFSKVKVGELTTGKITAVRNDEVQLGLDYGFDGIIPISELNIEKNQYIEDIYHIGDEITAVITKVSQKDGTITLSKLQLDKRNDFAELQKAYDEHRIITVNVEKNIDKGVFANYNTYTFFIPISQLDTKFITDTSKFVGLNLEVYIKELDVRKNRLVASHRDVLQERINKEREERRAQIKAEKEAERARIKQEREEEKARIKAAKEDLFNSLEVGQKRDGKVTKIMPYGAFVDIGGIEGLAHINNLAWTRVESVEDVVSEGQEVEVYVLDVNKETKKIALALKDINNDPWDLIAKEVQIDDVVNAKVLRIIEKGAFVQIKEGVDAYLPISELSDTRVAKVTNVVNIGDEVKVKILDFKPKTKRMLVSIKEATREPEEDITEYLEVEESLGSIGELFKDKFKDLEV from the coding sequence ATGTTTATAATGGAAAATGATTTAACAATGCAAGAATTACTTGACCAGCAAGAACAAGTATTCAGCAAAGTGAAAGTTGGAGAATTGACAACTGGAAAAATAACTGCAGTGAGAAATGATGAAGTACAATTAGGATTAGACTATGGGTTTGATGGAATAATACCTATAAGTGAATTGAACATAGAAAAAAATCAATATATAGAAGATATATACCACATAGGTGATGAAATAACTGCTGTAATAACAAAAGTATCTCAAAAAGATGGTACAATAACTTTATCTAAATTACAACTTGACAAAAGAAATGATTTTGCCGAGTTACAAAAGGCTTATGATGAACATAGAATAATAACTGTAAATGTTGAAAAGAATATAGATAAAGGTGTATTTGCTAATTACAATACATATACATTTTTTATACCAATTTCTCAACTTGATACAAAATTTATTACAGATACATCTAAATTTGTTGGTCTTAACTTAGAAGTTTATATAAAAGAATTGGATGTTAGAAAAAATAGACTTGTAGCATCTCATAGAGATGTATTACAAGAGCGTATAAATAAAGAGAGAGAAGAAAGAAGAGCTCAAATTAAGGCAGAAAAAGAAGCTGAAAGAGCAAGAATTAAGCAAGAAAGAGAAGAAGAAAAGGCTCGTATCAAAGCAGCTAAAGAAGACTTATTTAATTCTCTTGAAGTTGGACAAAAAAGAGATGGTAAGGTGACAAAGATAATGCCTTATGGTGCATTTGTGGATATTGGTGGGATTGAAGGATTAGCACATATAAATAATTTAGCTTGGACAAGAGTTGAAAGTGTTGAAGATGTTGTTTCAGAGGGACAAGAAGTAGAAGTTTATGTGTTGGATGTAAATAAAGAGACTAAAAAAATTGCCTTGGCATTAAAAGACATAAATAATGACCCTTGGGATTTAATAGCAAAAGAAGTACAAATTGATGATGTTGTCAATGCTAAAGTTCTTAGAATAATAGAAAAAGGGGCTTTTGTTCAAATTAAAGAAGGTGTAGATGCGTATTTACCAATATCTGAATTGAGTGATACTAGAGTGGCTAAAGTTACTAATGTTGTTAATATTGGAGATGAGGTTAAAGTTAAGATTCTTGATTTTAAACCAAAGACTAAAAGAATGTTGGTTTCAATAAAAGAAGCAACTAGAGAGCCAGAAGAGGATATAACAGAATACCTAGAAGTAGAGGAATCTTTAGGAAGTATTGGAGAATTATTTAAAGATAAATTTAAAGATTTAGAAGTGTAA
- a CDS encoding phosphatase codes for MKKSIMDVHCHTLISGHAHSTFKENVEEASKKNIKYLGISDHGPNMPGGPHPFYFYNLHLLPREVQGVKILRGIEGNIMDYNGNLDVQEDMLQHLDYIIASLHRPCIASGTKEENTNAILKVMDKPKVKIIGHPDDSRYPLDYEPIVKKAKDKNILLEINNSSLSSNSHRTGTWENVSHMLTLCKTYGARVILGTDSHICYSIGEFENAEKVLEAVDFPDELVINYHEDEIIEFFDINF; via the coding sequence ATGAAAAAGTCTATTATGGATGTACATTGTCACACTCTAATAAGTGGACATGCACATAGTACTTTCAAGGAAAATGTCGAAGAGGCGAGTAAGAAGAATATAAAATACTTAGGAATATCAGACCATGGACCTAATATGCCAGGAGGACCACATCCATTCTATTTTTATAATTTGCATTTGCTTCCACGTGAAGTGCAAGGCGTAAAGATTCTTAGAGGAATAGAAGGAAATATAATGGATTATAATGGTAATTTAGATGTTCAAGAAGATATGTTGCAACATTTGGATTATATAATCGCAAGTTTGCATAGACCTTGTATAGCTTCTGGTACAAAAGAAGAAAATACAAATGCTATTTTAAAAGTTATGGATAAACCTAAGGTAAAAATAATTGGACATCCAGATGACAGTAGGTATCCTTTAGATTATGAACCTATAGTAAAAAAAGCTAAAGATAAAAATATCCTTTTAGAAATAAATAATTCATCATTAAGTTCAAATTCTCATAGAACGGGTACTTGGGAAAATGTAAGTCATATGTTGACATTGTGTAAAACATATGGTGCAAGAGTAATTCTTGGTACTGACTCTCATATATGTTATTCTATAGGAGAATTTGAAAATGCAGAAAAAGTTTTAGAAGCAGTAGATTTTCCAGATGAATTAGTCATAAATTATCATGAAGATGAAATTATAGAATTTTTTGATATAAATTTTTAG
- the leuA gene encoding 2-isopropylmalate synthase has protein sequence MKCGKYKKYDKMQIVNRKWPDNEIFKAPIWCSVDLRDGNQSLPTPMSVNEKVRMFKMLIDTGFKEIEVGFPSASNTEYTFLRKLIDENMIPDDVTIQVLTQSRAHLIEKTFESIRGCKKAIIHLYNSTSVLQRDVVFNMSKQEIIDIAVEGAKLFNEEVKKYPETEFTFEYSPESFTGTEMDYALEICEAVIDVWKPTPQKKVIINLPSTVEMATPNVYADQIEWFCKNISCRDSIILSLHTHNDRGTCTAASELGLLAGADRLEGTLFGNGERTGNMDIVNVGLNLYTQGIDPELDFSNIDKIIGIYEDCTKLMVHDRHPYAGNLVHCAFSGSHQDAIRKGMIAMKNRDNDYWEVPYLPIDPHDIGREYKEIIRINSQSGKGGAVYIMETDYGFMIPKNMHSDFGNVVKMESDRIGEELSSEAIFNLFKKEYIEVESPYKVKKYKIKSMDELNYENDDSNDTNMIEMTARISYMGNEQRIVGIGNGPVDSFNNALKQCGMKDYKFRYYWEHALEEGSHSRGVAYVGIEHNNEVYFGVSISENINTAAINALMNAINKSYIEEEIKNGDDYDAENISQTC, from the coding sequence ATGAAGTGTGGAAAGTATAAAAAATATGATAAAATGCAAATAGTAAATCGTAAATGGCCAGATAATGAAATATTTAAGGCTCCAATTTGGTGTAGTGTCGATTTAAGAGACGGAAATCAGTCACTGCCAACACCTATGAGTGTAAATGAAAAAGTCAGAATGTTCAAAATGCTTATTGATACAGGATTTAAAGAAATAGAGGTAGGATTTCCATCAGCATCAAATACAGAGTATACATTTTTAAGAAAATTAATAGATGAGAATATGATTCCAGATGATGTAACTATACAAGTACTTACACAATCTAGGGCTCATCTTATAGAAAAAACATTTGAATCAATAAGGGGATGTAAAAAAGCAATTATACATTTATATAACTCTACATCTGTTCTTCAAAGAGATGTGGTTTTTAATATGAGTAAACAAGAAATAATAGATATAGCAGTTGAAGGAGCAAAATTATTTAATGAAGAAGTAAAAAAATATCCAGAAACAGAATTTACTTTTGAATATTCACCAGAGAGTTTTACAGGAACAGAGATGGATTATGCACTTGAAATATGTGAGGCAGTGATAGATGTTTGGAAACCAACTCCTCAAAAAAAAGTAATAATAAATCTTCCATCAACAGTTGAAATGGCAACACCAAACGTATATGCAGACCAAATAGAATGGTTTTGTAAAAATATAAGTTGTAGGGATTCTATTATACTAAGTTTGCATACTCACAATGATAGAGGAACTTGTACGGCTGCAAGTGAACTTGGATTATTGGCTGGTGCCGATAGACTTGAAGGAACACTATTTGGAAATGGTGAAAGAACTGGGAATATGGATATAGTAAATGTGGGACTTAATCTTTATACACAAGGAATAGACCCAGAGCTAGATTTTAGCAATATAGATAAGATAATAGGTATATATGAAGACTGTACAAAACTTATGGTACATGATAGACATCCATATGCAGGTAATCTTGTACATTGTGCTTTTTCAGGTTCACATCAAGATGCTATTAGAAAAGGCATGATAGCAATGAAAAACAGAGATAATGATTACTGGGAAGTTCCATATTTACCAATAGACCCTCATGATATTGGAAGAGAATACAAAGAAATTATAAGGATAAATAGCCAATCTGGAAAAGGAGGAGCTGTTTATATAATGGAAACAGATTATGGATTTATGATACCTAAGAATATGCATTCTGATTTTGGAAATGTAGTCAAAATGGAATCTGATAGAATTGGGGAAGAACTTAGTAGTGAAGCAATATTTAATTTGTTTAAGAAAGAATATATTGAAGTTGAGAGCCCTTATAAAGTTAAGAAGTATAAAATAAAATCAATGGATGAATTAAACTATGAAAATGATGATTCTAATGATACTAACATGATTGAGATGACTGCAAGAATAAGTTATATGGGAAATGAACAAAGGATTGTTGGTATAGGAAATGGACCTGTAGATTCATTTAATAATGCACTAAAGCAATGTGGCATGAAAGATTATAAATTTAGATATTACTGGGAACATGCATTAGAGGAAGGGTCACATTCAAGAGGGGTAGCTTATGTAGGAATAGAGCACAATAATGAAGTCTATTTTGGTGTAAGTATATCGGAAAACATAAATACAGCAGCTATTAATGCACTTATGAATGCAATAAATAAAAGTTATATTGAGGAGGAAATAAAAAATGGGGATGACTATGACGCAGAAAATATTAGCCAAACATGCTAA